The Tautonia plasticadhaerens nucleotide sequence GGTCGGATCCCGAGCCGGAACCGCCCCTCCCCACCCGCGATTGCCGTGTCACTGCTCACCACCCTGCCCACCTGGGCCATCGCGCTGCTGATCTTCCTCATGAGGATCGCCGACGTCTCGTTCGGCACGCTGCGGACGATCTCCGTGGTCCAGGGGAGGATCCGCCTGTCGGTCCTGCTCGGGTTCTTCGAGGTCCTGATCTGGGTGGTCGGCGTCTCCCAGGTGATGGCCGGGTTCGACGAGAACCCGATCCTGGCGGTGGCGTACGCGGGGGGGTTCGCGGCCGGCAATGGGGTAGGGATCGCGATCGAGAAGCGGCTGGCGCTGGGCTCGGTGGTGGTCCGGATCATCTCCCCGAACCACGGCGAGCGGATCGCCGAGACGCTCCGGGTGCAGGGTTACCGCCTGACGACCTTCATGGGCCAGGGCAGGAACGGGCCGGTCACCCTCCTGTTCGTCACCTGCCGTCGCCGGGAGGCGCCGAGGATCATCCGGACGGCCCAGGGGCAGGACCCGGCCCTCTTCTACACCATCGAGACGCTCCGGGAGCGGTCGGTGGAGCTGCTCACCCCGCTGCCCCACGTCACGGGATGGCGGGCGTACCTGAAGATGAAGTGACGGGGGGAGATCCCCGAGGCCGAATCCGGCGGGCCCGATGATGGGCGAGGGATCCCGGTCCGGGGGCCGGGGCGATCCGCAATGATCGCCGGCGGCGAGCGAACGCACTCCGGGACCGCTTCCCTGGCCGGCATTCGGCCGGCGGGGTCCCGGGAGGCACCGCGATGGAAGAGCTCTACGACCCCACCCGAAAGCCCGAGTCGCCGATCCGGGAGGTCGAGACCGACCCGGCCTCCGGGTTCGTCTATCTCGCCGTCTTGCTGGCCACGCTGCTGCTGTCGCTGGGGGGGCTGGTCCTCGGGGCGGTCGCCGAGCGCCCGGCGCCGATCATCGGGTCGATCTTCGTGACCGTCCTGACGATCGTCGGCCTGACCGGGCTGTTCGTCGTCAACCCGAACGAGGCGAAGGTGCTGCAACTGTTCGGCGACTACAAGGGGACCGTCCGCAAGCCCGGCCTGAGGTGGGCCAACCCGTTCTACTCGAAGGCGGCGATCTCGGTCAAAGTCCGCAACTTCGAGAGCGGACACCTGAAGGTCAACGACCGGCACGGCAACCCGATCGAGATCGCCGCCGTGGTGGTCTGGCGGGTGATCGACACGGCCGAGGCCATGTTCCACGTCGACAAGTACGAGAACTTCGTCGAGGTCCAGAGCGAGTCGGCCCTGCGGAACCTGGCCACCGGGTACGCCTACGACGCCCACGCCGAAGACGAGCTGTCGCTTCGGGGCAACACCTCCGAGGTGGCCGAGCACCTGAGGACCGAGATCCAGGACCGGCTGTTCAAGGCGGGGGTCGAGGTGATCGAGGCCCGGATCAGCCACCTGGCCTACGCCCCCGAGATCGCCCACGCGATGCTCCAGCGGCAGCAGGCCGACGCGGTGATCGCCGCGAGGTCGAAGATCGTCGAGGGGGCGGTCGGCATGGTCGAGATGGCGCTGGGCATGCTCGCCAGCCAGAAGCTGGTCGAGCTGGATAACGAGAAGAAAGCCGCGATGGTCAGTAACCTGCTGGTCGTGCTCTGCAGCGACCGAGGCACGCAGCCGATCATCAACGCGGCGTCGGGGCACCAGGGGCGTTGATCATGGGGCGGGGGTCGTCGGGCTCGATCCTCGCGTCCCCCGGCCTCGGGGGCTCAATGCCCCTCGCCCCGGTCGTTTCTCCTCGGATCGATCAGGACTCGATCGCCCGGCCGGAGCCCCTCGAGGACGACGAGGCGATCGACCGTGCCTCGATCGACGCGGATGGCCCGCCGGTTCGGCCCTTGATCGGTTTCGACGACGCAATGGGCGCCGGCGTCGTCCCATCCGACCGCCCCGGCGGGGACGGTCAGGGCCGATCGGGGCTCGTCCGTGGCGATCGAGACCCGGGTGGTCATCTCGGGCCGGAGGCCGGCGGGCGGCCGGTCGATCGCGACCCGGACCCGGAATTGCTGCCACTCCTCGAAGTGACGCCAGTCGGGGGTCGGCAGCAGGTCGATCGACTTGACCCGCGCGGGGAAGGTGCACCCGGGCAGGGCCTCGAACGAGACGGTTGCCCGACGGCCCTCGGCGACGAGGCCGGCGAAGCGCTCGTGGACGAAGAGCTCGACCTCCATCTTCGACAGGTCGGGCAGGATGAACAGGTGGATCCCCGGATAGACCTCGGCGCCTTCCCGGACCTGGTAGTAGTCGTTGAAGAAGATATCGGCGTAATAGACGGTGCCGTCGTGCGGGGCCCGGATCGAGCAGCGGTCGACCTGCTCCTCCAGGTGGTCGAGGCGCTCCTCGGCGGCCTCCAGTTCCTCGACGGCGAAGTCCCGGAGGGTCCGGGAGCGGTCGACCTCGGCCTCCAGGCCCCGGAGGACCGCCCCGACGGTCGACTCGCGGAAGGTCCGGAGCGCGAGTTCGGCGTCGGACAGGGCGACCTCCGCCCGGAGCAGGGAGAGCCGGTGCTCGGCCAGGTCCGCCGAGGAGACGTACCCGAGTGCCCCCATCCGTCCGGACCAGGCCAGGTAGTCCTCGGCCCGGGTCAGGTCGACCCGGGCCATCGCCCGATCGACCTCCATCTGCCGCTCGAACCAGGCCCGATCGCCGTCCCGGTAGGAGACGAGGCCGGCCTCGGCCACCGCCAGGGCTCGATCGGCCTCGGCCAGCCCGGAACGGGCCCGATCGACCTCGATCCGCTGGTCTCGGGCCCGGTCGGCGTACGCGCTGGGATCGAGTCGGCAGATCACCTCGTCCCTGGCGACCCGGGTCCCCTCGGGGATGAGCTCGATGATCCGGGTCGGCGCCGCCGGCCCGAAGATTCCCAGGACCGGCGGCACGTCCGCCAGCAGCTCCACCGTGGGGGCGATGATCGTCTGGCTCGCCGAGCACGCCAGGCCCGAGAGCACGATCGTCTCCCCGACCTCCTCGGCACGCACCACGCCCCAGCCCCGGCCCGTCCACCCCGCCCCCCGATCGGCCTCGGTGCCGACGACGATCGCCCGGGGGGCCGAGGCGAGCCCGATCGGCACCAGGACGGCCACGGCTCCCAGCAACCACCACCCCCGGGCCTCAGTCGTCATCGTCGCTACCCTCGGACAAGTGTCGGCTTACGGGGCGATTGTCGCCGATCTCCGACATTTGTCAAGGGGCTCTCGGTCGTCAGGCGGGGGTCAGGCCGGGGCGGTGGGGGTGTCGACCCACCGGCGCTCGGCGTGGGATCGGAGGACGGCGTCGGCGACGATCTGCGCGTTGAGGCCGGCGAGGAAGCTGGGGACGGCGTCCCGGCCTTCGACGATCGCGGAGACGAATTCCCAGATCAGGTCGTAGCGGAAGACGGTGGCGGGGGGGCCCTCGTTGGGGTCCCGGGGGCTGGAGGCGGGCTTGAGGAAGTGGAGGGGGACGGGTTCGGGGGCGAGGTCGCTGCCGGTCTTGCCCAGGAGGATCGTGTTCGGCTCGTGGAGGCGGTAGACGGCCGAGCCCTCGGAGCCGTTGATCTCGGCCCACTCATGGCCGAACCCGTCGCGGTGGTAGCCTTTGGCGAGGGTCGTGCCCTCCCAGACCCCGGTGGCGCCGGAGGCGAACTCGCCGATGATGCTCGACCAGTCGTCGACCTCGGAGGGCGGGCAGGACGTCCCGTCGGCGAGTCGGTCTCGGGGGGCGAAGCGGGCGACGGCGCCGCAGACGCTGGAGATCGGGCCGAGCAGGTCGATGGCGAAGTCGATGCGGTGGATGGTCATGTCGAAGAGGTCGCCGGCCCCGGCCTTGTCCCTGTATTGCCGCCAACCCCAGCTCGTCTCGGGGAGGTCGAGGAAGCGCTGGGAGCGGAAGTGGCGGGGCTCGCCCAGGGCGCCGGACCCGAGCAGGTGGCGCAGGTAGATCATCGCGGGGGCGAAGCGGTAGGTGAAGGCCGTCATGTGGACGACGCCGTTGTCCCGGGCCGCCTCGTACATCGAGCGGACCTCGGCGGCGTCCAGGGCGAGCGGCTTCTCGCACATGACGTGCTTGCCCGCCTTCGCCGCGGCCTCGCTGATCTCCCGGTGGGTGAAGTTGGGGGTGGCGATGACGACGGCGTCGACGTCGGGGTCGTCGACGATGTCGCGGTAGTCGGTGGAGACGCGGTCGATGCCCCAGTCGGCCTTGCGACGTTCCAGCAGGGAGGCGTCGGCGTCGCAGGCGGCGACCAGCTCGGCGCGGGGGTCGATCCGGACGCCGGGGACGTGGTGGTAGTCGCTCACGGCCCCGGAGCCGATCATAGCGACGCGGACGGGGGGCTGCTTGGGTCGGATGGGCATGGCTGCTTGCTTCGGTTCGCCGTCGGGAGGGTCGATTCGGGGGCTCGGCCCGCCTCCGGTGCGGGAGGAGGGCCGGGCCCTCAATCATGCCGAGATCCCGGGCGTTCTGCACGACCCCGGCATCCTGGTCCCATGCCCGGTGGGCGAGCGGACCCCGCTGGGATCGGCCCTCCGCCCCCCTCCCCGGTCGGGGGGAGAGGGGGCCGGAGGATTGGATGACGAGGGGAGGTCACCGGGACGTGACGGGCCAGGCACGGATGAGCACGGCCGAGGGGCCTTCGAAGCGGATCGCGGGAGCGTCGCCGTCGAGGGAGACGGCGGGGGGACGGCCGTCGGGGGCGAAGGGACGCTCGTCGGTGGTCAGGACGAGCTGGCACCGGGAGACGTCCAGGCCGTCCAGCTCGGGTCGGGCCGAGAGCGAGACCTCCTCGGCCCCTCCCAGGTGGAAGACGACCAGGAGCGAGGGGCCGACCTCGGCGTCGTTGCGGAGCAGGAGCGAATGGTCCGAGAGGGGGGCGGCCCGGTAGGAGCCGATCCGGGCGTTCTTGAGGGCCGGCTCGGAGCGTCGGAGGGTCAGCAGGGCCCGGAAGAGGCGGAGGGTCGAGGCGTAGGGTTCCCGGTCGGGCTCCGACCAGTCGAGCCGGCTGCCGAGGAAGGTGGCCTCGGCCTGGGGGTCGGGGATGCGGTCGCGGGAGGCGGGGTCGGCGAAGGCGGCGAAATGGCGGAACTCCTGGCGTCGGCCCTCCGTGACGGCCCGGCCGAGGTCGGCCTCGTGGTCGGTGAAGAACTGGAAGGGGGTGCCGGTGGCCCATTCCTGCCCCTGGAAGAGCATGGGGGTCTCCGGGGCGCAGAGCAGCAAGGCCGAGGAGGCCCGGTAGGCGGCGAGGTCGCAGCCGTGGTGCAGGCGGTCCCCCATCGCCCGGTTGCCGATCTGGTCGTGGTTCTGGGTGCAGACGACCATCCGGCGCGGGGGGACGCCGATCGGCTCGGAGCCCCGGTGCTCGTCCCGGTTGGTCGAGTGCTGGCCGGTGTAGAGCCAGCCCTTGACCAGGCAGTCGGCCAGCTCGGCCATCGAGCCGGTGAAGTCCCGGTAATAGCCCTCGTGCTCGCCGGCCAGGGCGACCCGGACGATGTGGTGGAAGTCGTCGGCCCAGACGCCGTCGAGGCCCCATCCCCCCTCCCCCTCGGGCCGGATCATCTGGGCGAGGTTGCGGTGGTCCTCGGCGATGACGAGCACCTCGCGGTCGGCGACCGACTCCCGGACCCGGCTGGCGAGGTCGGCGACGAAGGGGCGGTCGCTGTCGTCGATGATGGCGTGGGTGGCGTCGAGGCGGAGGCCGTCGACGCGGTATTCGTGGACCCAGTGCAGCGCGTTCTCGATGAAGAACTGGCGGACGAGCGTGCTGTGGGTGTCGTCGAAGTTGAGGCTCTTGCCCCAGGGGTTCGAGTGGATCTCGGAGAAGACGTAGGGGCTGAACGCCGGGAGGTAGCAGCCGTCGGGGCCGAGGTGGTTGTAGACCACGTCGAGCAGGACCGCCAGGCCGAGGCGGTGGGCCGTGTCGACGAGCCTCCGGAGGTCGTCCGGCCGACCGTAGCGACGGGAGGGTGCGTAGAGGGCCGCCCCGTCGTATCCCCAGTTGCGGTCGCCGGGGAAGTCGGCCACGGGCATCAGCTCGACGGCGGTGACGCCGAGGTCCCGGAGATAGGGCAGTCGGCCGGTGACACCGTCGAAGGTGCCCTCGGGGGAGAAGGTGCCGACGTGCAGCTCGTAGACGACCAGCTCGTCGAGCGTGAGCCCCGTCCAGCCCCGGTCGAGCCAGCGGAAGTGGCCGGGGTCGACTACCTCGGAGGGGCCGTGGACGCCCTCGGGCTGGAACCGGGAGGCGGGGTCGGGGAACTCCCCGGAGGAGATCCGGTATCGGTATCGGGCCCCGGGCCCGAGGCCATCGACCAGGGCGCCGAAGGTGCCGTCGGCGTGCCGTTCCAGGGGCTCGACGCGGGGAGGATCCCCCTCGATGACGACCGAGACGCCGGGCTCCTTCGGGGCCCAGACCCGGAATCGGACCCCGTCTCGCTCGGGCCAGGCCCCGATCGAGGGACGCCAGTGGGAGGGGCCGAGGACGGATCGACGATCGAGGGACATCGGAATTCCTTCGGGCTCGCGGGTCGGGGGTCGATCAGCCAAACGAACGGCCGTCGGCCCGAGGTCGCAATCCGGGACGGGGTGGCCGTCCCATGGGATCGGGGGGCCCTCCCCTTGGCGGGCGGGGGCCGGCGGGCCTAGGATGCCGGGGACGGCTCGCATCGCCCGTGCCGAATCGAGGAAGACGGAGGGCCCGACCCGATGACGTGGCACGCCACGACGATCCTCTCGGTCCGCCGCGAGGGCAAGGTCGCCCTCGGCGGGGACGGCCAGGTGACCCTGGGCAACCAGATCATGAAGGCCGACGCCGCCAAGGTCCGCCGCCTGGCCGGCGGGCGGGTGCTCGTGGGCTTCGCCGGCAGCGCCGCCGACGGCTTCGCCCTGCTCGAACGCTTCGAGGCGAAGCTGAAGGACCACCCGGAGAACGTCCCGAGGGCCGCCATCGAGCTGGCCAAGCAGTGGCGCACCGACCGGGCCCTGCGTCGCCTGGAGGCGCTGCTCATCGTCGCCGACGAGAAGCACAGCCTCCTGCTGAGCGGCTCCGGGGACGTGATCCAGCCGACCGACGGCATCCTCGCCGCCGGATCCGGGGGCGCCTACGGCCTGGCCTCGGCGCGGGCGCTGGTGGCCCACACCGAACTCCCGCCGGGCCGGATCGTCCGGGAATCGCTGAAGATCGCCGCGGGCATCGACATCTACACGAACGAGAGCATCACCGTCGAGGAACTGCCGTGAGCGACGACCTCACCCCCCGACAGATCGTGGCCGAGCTGGACCGGGACATCGTCGGCCAGCACGACGCCAAGCGGGCCGTCGCCCTGGCCTTGCGCAACCGCTGGCGGCGACGGCAGCTGGACGAGGAGATGCGGAGCCAGGTCACGCCGAAGAACATCCTGCTGATCGGCCCGACCGGCGTCGGCAAGACGGAGATCGCCCGACGGCTGGCGCAGCTCGTGGGCGCCCCGTTCGTGAAGGTGGAGGCGACCAAGTTCACCGAGGTCGGCTACTACGGCCGGGACGTCGAGAGCATGGTCCGGGACCTCGTCGAGGCCGCCATCCTGATCGTCAAGGACCGGGAGCGGCAGCGGATCGAGTCCAAGGCCAGGGATCGGGCCGAGGCGAGGCTGCTGGATCTGCTGCTGCCCGAGCCGCCCTCCCCGCACCGTGATCGACGGACGGCCACCGCGGCCGCCGAAGGCGAGGTGGACGAGGCGGCCGAGCGCCGCAAGCGGACCCGGGAGAAGATGAAGTCCCGGCTGGAGGCCGGGGAGATGGAGGACGCCGAGGTGGAGGTCTCGGTGCCGGGCCGGGCGATGGCCCCGGTGTCGATCCTCGGCGGGGCCGGGAACATGGAGCAGATGGAGATGGACCTCCAGGGCATGTTCGAGAAGCTGATGCCCAGGCCCTCCCAGTCGAGGAGGATGCCGGTGCGGGACGCCCGGCCCTTGCTGGTCGAGCAGGAGGCCGAGGCGATGCTCGACCCGGAGAAGATCAACCGGGCCTCGGTGGCGCTGGCCGAGGAGTCGGGCATCATCTTCCTCGACGAGATCGACAAGATCGCCGGGGATGAGGGGTCGTCCCGGGGGCCGGACGTCTCCCGGCAGGGGGTGCAGCGCGACCTGCTGCCGATCGTCGAGGGGACCACGGTGACGACCAAGTACGGCCCGGTCCGGACGGACTTCGTCCTGTTCGTCGCGGCCGGGGCCTTCCACCGCGCCAAGCCCTCGGACCTGATGCCCGAGCTGCAGGGGAGGTTCCCGATCCGGGTCGAGCTGAACGACCTGACCCGGGACGACTTCGCCCGGATCCTGAGGGAACCCCGGGCCTCGATCGTCCGGCAGTACCAGGCGTTGATGGGCACCGAGGGCCTGACCCTGTCGTTCACCGAGGAGGCGATCGACGCGATGGCCGAGATCGCCTTCGACGTGAACCGGTCGACGCAGAATATCGGCGCCCGGAGGCTGCACACGATCCTGGAGCGGGTGGTCGAGGAGATCAGCTTCGACGCCCCGGATCGGCACGGGGACCGGGTCACCCTCGACGCCGAGGACGTCCGCCGGGTGCTCGCGCCGATCTCCCAGGATGAGGACCTGAGCCGTTACATCCTGTGAGGGGCCCGGGAGGGGCCGGGCTCAGACGACCTCGCCCGCGCGCCAGCCCGTGCTCCAGGCGGCCTGGAAGTTGTAGCCGCCGATCCGGCCGTCGAGGTCGAGGACCTCGCCGATCAGGTGCAGGCCGGGGCGGAGTCGGCTCTGGAGGGAGTCGGGGTCGACCTCGTCGAGGGAGACGCCGCCGCTGGTGACCTCGGCCTTGGCGAAGCCGAGCGTCCCGGCGATCGGCAGGCGGAGCGCCTTGATCCCGGCGACGATCCGGCGGCGTTCGTCCCGGCCCAGCTCGGGGCCGACCCGGTCCTCGGGCACCCCCGAGGCGAGCAACACGGCCGTCGACAGCCTCCTGGGGAGGGCGGACGGCAGCAGGCCGGCGACGAGCTTGCGGCCTGCCCGGGCGGCGAGCCCGAGCGAGGCGTCGAGGGCCTCGGGGCGGTCGTCGGGGGCGAGGTCCAGTTCCAGCGTGAGCGGCCCGGGGCCGTCGAAGCGGGCCACCGGCCCGCTCACGTCCAGGATCGCCGGTCCGGTCAGGCCGAAGTGGGCGAACAGGACGGCCTCACGGCGATCGGCCAGCGCCGGGCCGCCCTCCGGGGGGAGGACCCGGGCGGTCGCGTCGGGGAGGGTGATGCCCTTCAGCTCCCGGACCCACTCGGCCTCGATCCGGAGGGGGACGAGCGCCGGCCTCGGCTCGACGATCGCGTGGCCGAACGACCGGGCGATGTCGTAGCCGTCCCCGGTCGTGCCGCAGCCCGGGTAGGATCGCCCGCCGACGGCCAGCACGACCCGACGGGCCCGGGCGGGGCCGTCGGGGAGCCGGACGAGGAAGCCGTCGGACTCCGGGTCGGGCTCGACCCCGGAACACGGGCAATTCGTCCGGAGCTCGGCCCCGCTGCGGTCGAGCCGCCGGGCCAGGGCGTCGAGCACGTCGACGGCCCGGTCGGAGACGGGGAAGACCTTGCCGTTCCCCTCGATCTTGGTGGCCACGCCCTCCCGCTCGAACAGGGCGACCGTCTGCTCGACGCCCAGCGCCTTCAGCGACGGGGCGAGGAACCTCCCCCGGTCGCCGAAGGCCTGCATGATGCTCCGGGCCCCCTTCGCCTGCTTCGGGTCGAAGGCGGGGTCGATCGGCCCGGAGACGACGGAGCGGTCCTTCAGCCCTCGGGCGTTGGTGATGTTGCACCGGGTGCCGCCCGACATGAGGATCTTCACCCCCGGCCGCCGGTTCTTCTCCACCAGCAGGACGCGGCGCCCCCGCTCGGCCGCCCGGAAGGCGGCGAACAGCCCGGCGGCCCCGGCGCCGAGGACGGCGACGTCGTAGGGCGGTTCGGTCGAGTTCACGGTGGTCGTCCCCGATCGAGGGTTGGATCGGGGGATTATACCGGCCTCGGGCCGACCTCGCGTCCGAGGTCCCACCCGGCCTCCTGCGGACACGGCCGGGCGGTGCGGCCGATCAGAGGACCGTGAAGTAGTTCCCGGCGGCGAAGTCGAAGTATTCGGGCTTCAGCTCCAGGGGCAGGTCGTTGTAGATGCAGTAATTCCGGACCTGGAGCAGCAGGTCCCGGGGCTGGCAGCAGCGGAAGGGGCGGTTGACCCGGCGGTAGTGCTGGGCGATCAGGTAGTCGACGGCCTGCTCGTCGATCTCGTCGAAGCCGAGCTTGGGGGCGAAGATCTCGATCATCCGCCGGTACATGGCCTCGGTGGGGTCGGCGGCGTTGATCTTGTAGGGGATCCGGCGGAGGAAGGCCTCGTCGACGAGGTCCTTCGGCTCCAGGTTCGTGGAGAAGAGGATGAGCTGGTCGAAGGGGACCCGGATCTGCTTGCCGTTGGGCAGGCGGAGGAAGTCGTAGCGCTTCTCCAGGGGGACGATCCAGCGGTTGAGTAGCTCGATGGGGGCCATCCGCTGGCGGCCGAAGTCGTCGATGAGGAAGGTCCCGTTGTTCGACTTCATCTGGAGGGGAGCCTCGCAGATCTTGTTGTCCGTGTCGTAGTAGATCTCCAACGCCTCCATCGTCAGCTCGCCGCCGGCGACGATGGTCGGGCGCCTGATCTGGATCCAGCGGTTGTCGAGGTCGTCGTTGCGGAGGAGGCCGGAGCGCTGGTGCTCCAGGGGCTCGTGGTTGGCCGGGTCGAAGAGCTTGAGGATCTGGCCCTCCACGAGGATCGTCCGGGGGATCCAGACCGTCGAGCCGTAACACCTGGTGATCCGCTCGGCGATGCTCGTCTTCCCGTTGCCGGGGTAGCCGTAGAGGAACAGGCCCTTGCCGGAGTTGATCGCCGGGCCGAGGACGCCGAACATCTCCTCGGAGACCAGTAGGTCGGAGAAGGCGCGGCGGAGGTCGGCCTCCTTGGGCTGCTCCCTGGCGATCGACTGGGCCGAGATCGCCCCGACGTAGTCGGCGAAGGGGACCGGGGCGGTGCCGACGTACGCACATTCCTCCATGTACCCGCGGGCCCGGGATCGGCCGGCGTCGGTGAGGGAGAAGTAGTAGTCGTTGGCGGCGGCCGTGTCGGTGTAGGTGACGAGTTGCTGGGCCTTCAGCCCCCGGAGGAACTCCGGGAACGGGCCGAAGGGCAGGCCCAGTTCTTCGGCGATCTTTCGGCCGGAGGAGACGCCGATCCCGAGCAGGAACTTCATCACCAGGGATTCGACCAGGGCCTGGTTCAACCCGGCCGAGGCGAAGTCGGTCGGCGCCGTCGGCCGGAAGGCGACGGCCTCGCCGGCGTCGAACGAGGGGAGCGTGCTCGTCGCGGTGCTCACGATCCGGGACCTCTGGGTGTGGGGAGGGTCGGGGGGCTGCCGGCCGTCGAGCCCGGCCCGCCGACGTCGAAGAGGGCCGCCCGGAGCGCCTGCCAGGGGCAGTGTTCGTGGAACTCGATCCCGACCCGGCTCGGATGCCCCAGCAGGGCGTTCAGCCGCCCCGGCACCCGGAGCCGGGCGACCGTGCCCGAGACCCAGTCGGCGGAGAGGGACAGCGGGCGGATCCAGGACGGCTGCCCGGCCCGGGGCGGCTTGAGGACGACCAGCGCCGCCCCGCCCTGGCTCACGTCCACCACGACCGCCTCGACGACCCGGGGACTCCCCTCCTCCCACCAGCCGAACCAGCACTTCGCCCCGCTCGACGCATAGCGCGGGAAGACGCGCCGATCCCGGCCGACGTCGACCTTCGTCCTGGCGACGATGAAGGAGGAATAGTGACGGAGCTTCGACATCGATCCCGCCGCCCGCTCTGGTGTTGGAATCATTCCGCGGTGGTCCCCGCCCGGGGACGTGCCGATCCGACCCGATGCCGATCCGAGGCGAAACGGATCGGAACGGATCGGAACGGATCGACCGGCGGGCCCCGAACTCCGGGACCCCGAGAGCACCGTAGGTCGCGGCTCGGGGGCGGTCAACTACGTCAGCGGGCCGGTCCGATCAGCCGCCCCGGAGCAGGACCGAGATCCGTCGAAGGGCCTCGTCGGGCCCGGCCACGAGGATCCCCCGGGAGTCCGGGCCGGTCGGTTCGAGCGTCACGGTCCAGGCCCCTTCGGGGAGGCGATCGAGGACCCGGTCCGCCCACTCGACGAGGCAGACCCCCTCCCCCTCCAGGTACTCGGCGGCCCCGAGGGCGTCGAAGGCGTCCGGGTCGTCGAGGCGGTAGGCGTCGAAGTGGTAGACCGGCAGGCGGCCCTCGTATTCGTGGATGAGCACGAACGTCGGGCTGGCGATGGCGAGGGGGTCGACCCCCAGTCCCTCGGCGATCGCCCGGCTCAGTCGGGTCTTGCCGGCGCCGAGGGGGCCGACCAGGGCGATGACGACCCCCGGCCCGACCGCACCGGCGATCGCCCGGCCGAGCCGATCGGTCTGCCGCTCCGATTCGGAGTCGATCCGGAGCCCCCGTCTCGAGCGTTCAACCCGCATGGCCGCCCGCCTCCCCGCCGGCCCCCAGGTGGTCGAACCCCCGGACCCGGACCGGGGCCGTCGACCCGTCCCGGTCGCGGAGCCGGATGCC carries:
- a CDS encoding DUF2179 domain-containing protein, which codes for MSLLTTLPTWAIALLIFLMRIADVSFGTLRTISVVQGRIRLSVLLGFFEVLIWVVGVSQVMAGFDENPILAVAYAGGFAAGNGVGIAIEKRLALGSVVVRIISPNHGERIAETLRVQGYRLTTFMGQGRNGPVTLLFVTCRRREAPRIIRTAQGQDPALFYTIETLRERSVELLTPLPHVTGWRAYLKMK
- a CDS encoding SPFH domain-containing protein; amino-acid sequence: MEELYDPTRKPESPIREVETDPASGFVYLAVLLATLLLSLGGLVLGAVAERPAPIIGSIFVTVLTIVGLTGLFVVNPNEAKVLQLFGDYKGTVRKPGLRWANPFYSKAAISVKVRNFESGHLKVNDRHGNPIEIAAVVVWRVIDTAEAMFHVDKYENFVEVQSESALRNLATGYAYDAHAEDELSLRGNTSEVAEHLRTEIQDRLFKAGVEVIEARISHLAYAPEIAHAMLQRQQADAVIAARSKIVEGAVGMVEMALGMLASQKLVELDNEKKAAMVSNLLVVLCSDRGTQPIINAASGHQGR
- a CDS encoding efflux RND transporter periplasmic adaptor subunit; protein product: MTTEARGWWLLGAVAVLVPIGLASAPRAIVVGTEADRGAGWTGRGWGVVRAEEVGETIVLSGLACSASQTIIAPTVELLADVPPVLGIFGPAAPTRIIELIPEGTRVARDEVICRLDPSAYADRARDQRIEVDRARSGLAEADRALAVAEAGLVSYRDGDRAWFERQMEVDRAMARVDLTRAEDYLAWSGRMGALGYVSSADLAEHRLSLLRAEVALSDAELALRTFRESTVGAVLRGLEAEVDRSRTLRDFAVEELEAAEERLDHLEEQVDRCSIRAPHDGTVYYADIFFNDYYQVREGAEVYPGIHLFILPDLSKMEVELFVHERFAGLVAEGRRATVSFEALPGCTFPARVKSIDLLPTPDWRHFEEWQQFRVRVAIDRPPAGLRPEMTTRVSIATDEPRSALTVPAGAVGWDDAGAHCVVETDQGPNRRAIRVDRGTVDRLVVLEGLRPGDRVLIDPRRNDRGEGH
- a CDS encoding Gfo/Idh/MocA family protein; the protein is MPIRPKQPPVRVAMIGSGAVSDYHHVPGVRIDPRAELVAACDADASLLERRKADWGIDRVSTDYRDIVDDPDVDAVVIATPNFTHREISEAAAKAGKHVMCEKPLALDAAEVRSMYEAARDNGVVHMTAFTYRFAPAMIYLRHLLGSGALGEPRHFRSQRFLDLPETSWGWRQYRDKAGAGDLFDMTIHRIDFAIDLLGPISSVCGAVARFAPRDRLADGTSCPPSEVDDWSSIIGEFASGATGVWEGTTLAKGYHRDGFGHEWAEINGSEGSAVYRLHEPNTILLGKTGSDLAPEPVPLHFLKPASSPRDPNEGPPATVFRYDLIWEFVSAIVEGRDAVPSFLAGLNAQIVADAVLRSHAERRWVDTPTAPA
- the treZ gene encoding malto-oligosyltrehalose trehalohydrolase; protein product: MSLDRRSVLGPSHWRPSIGAWPERDGVRFRVWAPKEPGVSVVIEGDPPRVEPLERHADGTFGALVDGLGPGARYRYRISSGEFPDPASRFQPEGVHGPSEVVDPGHFRWLDRGWTGLTLDELVVYELHVGTFSPEGTFDGVTGRLPYLRDLGVTAVELMPVADFPGDRNWGYDGAALYAPSRRYGRPDDLRRLVDTAHRLGLAVLLDVVYNHLGPDGCYLPAFSPYVFSEIHSNPWGKSLNFDDTHSTLVRQFFIENALHWVHEYRVDGLRLDATHAIIDDSDRPFVADLASRVRESVADREVLVIAEDHRNLAQMIRPEGEGGWGLDGVWADDFHHIVRVALAGEHEGYYRDFTGSMAELADCLVKGWLYTGQHSTNRDEHRGSEPIGVPPRRMVVCTQNHDQIGNRAMGDRLHHGCDLAAYRASSALLLCAPETPMLFQGQEWATGTPFQFFTDHEADLGRAVTEGRRQEFRHFAAFADPASRDRIPDPQAEATFLGSRLDWSEPDREPYASTLRLFRALLTLRRSEPALKNARIGSYRAAPLSDHSLLLRNDAEVGPSLLVVFHLGGAEEVSLSARPELDGLDVSRCQLVLTTDERPFAPDGRPPAVSLDGDAPAIRFEGPSAVLIRAWPVTSR
- the hslV gene encoding ATP-dependent protease subunit HslV, translated to MTWHATTILSVRREGKVALGGDGQVTLGNQIMKADAAKVRRLAGGRVLVGFAGSAADGFALLERFEAKLKDHPENVPRAAIELAKQWRTDRALRRLEALLIVADEKHSLLLSGSGDVIQPTDGILAAGSGGAYGLASARALVAHTELPPGRIVRESLKIAAGIDIYTNESITVEELP
- the hslU gene encoding ATP-dependent protease ATPase subunit HslU codes for the protein MSDDLTPRQIVAELDRDIVGQHDAKRAVALALRNRWRRRQLDEEMRSQVTPKNILLIGPTGVGKTEIARRLAQLVGAPFVKVEATKFTEVGYYGRDVESMVRDLVEAAILIVKDRERQRIESKARDRAEARLLDLLLPEPPSPHRDRRTATAAAEGEVDEAAERRKRTREKMKSRLEAGEMEDAEVEVSVPGRAMAPVSILGGAGNMEQMEMDLQGMFEKLMPRPSQSRRMPVRDARPLLVEQEAEAMLDPEKINRASVALAEESGIIFLDEIDKIAGDEGSSRGPDVSRQGVQRDLLPIVEGTTVTTKYGPVRTDFVLFVAAGAFHRAKPSDLMPELQGRFPIRVELNDLTRDDFARILREPRASIVRQYQALMGTEGLTLSFTEEAIDAMAEIAFDVNRSTQNIGARRLHTILERVVEEISFDAPDRHGDRVTLDAEDVRRVLAPISQDEDLSRYIL